A region from the Mercenaria mercenaria strain notata chromosome 7, MADL_Memer_1, whole genome shotgun sequence genome encodes:
- the LOC123554479 gene encoding DISP complex protein LRCH3-like isoform X2, with protein MLPEMATNYHGGGSQSPTSLSKPIERVFEDAQHTGEINLSCRKLREYPKLAAKYDLIDTISADVSKNRVSEVPKEVCAYISMEKLDCYHNVIKSIPEAIVQLQALTYLNLSRNQLSIIPSFISQLQALEVLIASHNRLVSLPEEIGVLDKLMELDVSCNEISHLPLQIGDLKSLKSLNVRRNFLQELPVEISKLNLRKLDISSNRVSKIPTVFRRIETLEDIILDNNPLTTPPAHVCTKGKQHIMKYLHIIAIREDKARLGMLGEVEMKRFRKSLPPAQSVSSEEFRNLMESPDKWKRHTVLSSDSGYSTTDSVDKCGWSPQEGTAEPQHLIESNNLAIRAAAAVCRDQRIYPPPWEPRREPPEPPQRINSRLSSEKLERPSPPQTLTPGSSTSSKSQISTPPTPPTLYPSNPPTPLTPPTPQGPGPGKAGDAPTILGTSLEDEFTRELQRQKQEYENRKKIAEQLRIQQEEEDEREQRRRAAQRIQDEQQALLNKQREEAEEAKRREEEHRLAEEARKAAEAEARKAEEARQKEEAHRAEELRRQEEARQHKAENNFYFKTNNSYNYNNSNHAWPPPPSPIANQHEARNSPVPSHSEPRSPVSPNQHTTDRTNFHNYSHTPAGYSDHIRASSQGHYGPGQTYRSSGQQSPGHQGHSPSFHGPNHSVHGQAGSGSGQSHSVHGQNHIPHGQSAVHQRHNAGQYGHGDTGQHSPGYSPRSPLYHGQSNEQYRQSPVNSSYSPTYSTSSQEHARHSANSQYVNSYSHSGPSTHQYGQSGQRHVSSELHAQQGPNLHLYQNVPRVVSPNETSPRNISIGQMSYREHSSQHAPMSPLREQAEPTHLGHHSNQEHDHHGHQEHGRYGNQHDSTNSMPLDSYPHYRKPTVSASNSFKEERRPGEGNQPYRRTVSDSNQRLPATSHPNQIQHGQPLTNGPIEEQVSVNGTTSPHQPAGDSLNTSFNSTKSTPPHGAPSVNGPTEDGPKTPQGSGVARRTKPTERGQAPVSKVSKPAARTPGPATSSRSALPTSKRTNLNQDEEIRKSSTNLKSADANKPKADQRLRSIQKDAVNNYMNRRSSGSTSSEDDRKRSTPTRSLALQNPSSASSTSKRSGTGMSGTTRTTTTTTGAKRTNPTSRVTPTTSQTSRRSRQNSTSSTTSVSSTTAKSSVDKSKRSGAVMTSAQVKMLDDYSKEANNPSYTLRRQQDHQKESVEQMEKLRKTISTRLKRSLPENLSEALSDGVLLCHLANQIRPRSVASVHVPSPAVPKLTLPKCRKNVENFLEACRKIGVPKERLCACDDIVDWCRPTSVALLVSELTRLSPLIAQRDVYITYLCLAILIATCSFLYLHAEW; from the exons tcGGAATCAGCTGTCAATTATACCGTCCTTCATTAGTCAGCTACAGGCATTAGAAGTATTGATAGCGAGTCACAACCGTCTAGTCTCACTGCCAGAGGAGATAGGAGTACTCGATAAACTTATGGAACTT GATGTCAGTTGCAATGAAATCTCACACCTTCCTTTACAAATTGGCGATCTCAAGTCACTGAAATCCCTGAATGTTAGACGCAATTTTTTACAAGAACTCCCAGTTG AAATCAGCAAATTGAACCTTAGAAAATTGGATATATCATCCAACAGAGTCTCCAAAATTCCAACAGTATTCAGGCGGATAGAAACTTTAGAAGATATCATACTAGACAATAACCCATTAACCACGCCTCCTGCTCAT GTATGTACGAAAGGGAAGCAACATATCATGAAGTATTTACACATCATTGCTATACGAGAAGACAAGGCACGCCTAGGCATGCTGGGTGAGGTAGAAATGAAAAGATTTAGGAAATCATTACCACCAGCACAGTCTGT TTCATCAGAAGAGTTTAGAAATCTTATGGAGTCTCCAGACAAGTGGAAGCGACATACAGTATTGAGTAGTGATTCTGGTTACAGTACAACAGATAGTGTTGATAAATGTGGCTGGTCCCCACAGGAA GGCACTGCAGAACCACAGCACCTTATTGAAAGTAACAACCTTGCAATACGAGCTGCAGCTGCAGTATGCAGGGACCAGAGAATATATCCACCACCATGGGAACCTAGGCGTGAACCACCAGAGCCGCCACAGCGCATCAACAGCCGGCTGTCGTCAGAAAAACTTGAGAGACCTTCGCCTCCACAAACTTTAACACCAGGGTCGTCAACGTCTTCAAAGTCACAAATTTCGACTCCTCCTACCCCACCCACTCTGTACCCAAGCAATCCCCCAACCCCACTTACACCTCCTACGCCACAGGGACCAGGACCCGGTAAGGCGGGGGATGCCCCAACTATTCTGGGCACCAGCTTGGAAGATGAATTTACAAGG GAATTACAGCGACAGAAGCAAGAGTATGAGAACCGTAAAAAGATTGCGGAACAGTTACGTATACAGCAGGAGGAAGAGGATGAGAGGGAACAGCGACGACGTGCTGCACAGCGCATACAAGATGAACAGCAAGCGTTACTTAATAAGCAACGTGAAGAG GCTGAAGAAGCTAAAAGGAGGGAGGAAGAACATCGTCTGGCTGAGGAGGCACGTAAAGCTGCTGAGGCAGAGGCGAGAAAGGCAGAGGAGGCGAGGCAAAAAGAGGAGGCTCATCGGGCAGAAGAACTGCGAAGACAAGAAGAAGCGAGGCAACACAAAGCAGAAAATAA TTTCTATTTTAAAACGAACAATTCTTACAACTACAACAACAGTAACCATGCATGGCCGCCACCTCCTTCTCCAATAGCCAATCAGCATGAAGCACGGAATTCCCCTGTACCATCGCACAGTGAACCGCGTAGTCCAGTGAGTCCAAACCAACATACAACAGATCGGACTAACTTTCATAATTATTCACACACTCCAGCAGGATATAGTGATCATATAAGAGCCAGTAGTCAAGGACATTATGGACCTGGGCAGACTTATAGGAGTTCAGGACAACAGAGTCCTGGTCACCAAGGGCATAGCCCTAGTTTCCATGGACCGAACCATAGTGTTCATGGACAGGCTGGTAGTGGTTCAGGACAGAGTCATAGTGTTCATGGACAAAATCATATTCCCCATGGACAGAGTGCAGTCCACCAGAGGCATAATGCAGGACAGTATGGGCATGGCGATACTGGTCAGCATAGTCCAGGTTATTCTCCACGCAGCCCTCTGTACCACGGGCAAAGTAATGAACAATATAGGCAAAGTCCGGTCAACAGTTCCTATAGCCCAACGTACAGTACCTCAAGTCAGGAACATGCTAGGCATAGTGCAAATAGTCAATATGTTAACAGTTACAGTCATTCTGGACCAAGTACACATCAGTACGGACAGAGTGGACAACGGCATGTTTCTAGCGAATTGCACGCTCAGCAAGGTCCAAATTTACATCTTTACCAAAATGTTCCTCGGGTAGTGTCTCCAAATGAAACAAGTCCGCGAAATATCTCCATAGGGCAAATGTCATATAGGGAACATTCAAGCCAACATGCACCAATGAGTCCGTTGCGTGAACAAGCCGAACCAACACATTTAGGTCACCATAGTAACCAAGAGCATGATCACCATGGCCACCAGGAGCATGGTCGCTATGGCAACCAGCATGATTCTACTAACAGCATGCCTCTAGATTCCTACCCACACTACAG GAAACCGACTGTAAGTGCCTCTAACAGTTTCAAAGAGGAGAGGCGACCAGGTGAAGGGAACCAGCCATACAGGCGGACGGTGTCAGACTCGAACCAGAGGCTGCCGGCCACTAGTCATCCAAATCAAATACAGCATGGTCAGCCATTAACTAA TGGACCTATAGAGGAACAAGTCAGTGTAAACGGAACAACTTCACCTCATCAACCTGCTGGTGACAGTCTCAATACATCATTTAACTCCACAAAGTCCACCCCACCTCACGGCGCACCATCAGTCAATGGTCCAACAGAAGACGGACCAAAAACTCCACAGGGTTCGGGAGTGGCACGGAGAACCAAACCAACAGAAAGGGGCCAGGCACCAGTGTCCAAAGTTTCGAAACCTGCTGCAAGAACACCAGGCCCAGCAACAAGTTCACGGAGTGCTTTACCAACATCAAAAAGAACAAACCTTAATCAG gatgAAGAGATACGTAAATCCAGCACCAATTTGAAATCTGCAGATGCAAACAAACCTAAAGCGGACCAGAGGTTACGGTCTATACAAAAAGATGCAGTAAATAATTATATGAACAGG AGATCATCAGGAAGCACAAGCAGTGAGGATGATAGGAAGAGATCTACGCCAACCCGATCCCTTGCATTACAAAACCCCTCATCAGCTTCATCTACATCAAAACGTTCTGGGACAGGTATGTCAGGCACCACGCGTACGACCACTACCACCACTGGTGCAAAACGCACTAATCCCACTTCACGTGTGACGCCCACCACGTCCCAGACTTCACGCCGAAGTCGTCAAAATTCCACATCATCCACAACGTCAGTGTCTTCGACCACCGCTAAATCTAGTGTAGATAAAAGTAAAAGATCGGGAGCAG TGATGACGAGCGCCCAGGTAAAGATGTTAGACGACTACAGCAAAGAAGCAAATAATCCGAGCTACACGTTACGACGGCAGCAGGATCACCAAAAGGAGTCTGTAGAACAGATGGAAAAACTGAGAAAA ACTATATCAACAAGATTAAAACGATCACTGCCAGAGAATCTTTCGGAGGCGTTAAGTGATGGGGTATTGCTGTGCCATTTAGCCAATCAGATTCGACCAAGGTCTGTGGCGAGTGTTCATGTACCCTCGCCAGCAGTT cCCAAACTGACGCTTCCAAAGTGTaggaaaaatgttgaaaactttctAGAAGCCTGTAGGAAAATAGGTGTACCAAAG GAGCGCCTGTGTGCATGTGACGATATTGTTGACTGGTGTCGGCCTACTAGTGTCGCTCTCCTGGTGTCGGAACTAACCCGTCTTTCTCCGCTAATTGCTCAGCGTGACGTCTACATTACCTACCTCTGTCTAGCAATACTCATAGCGACTTGCAGCTTCTTATATTTGCATGCTGAGTGGTGA
- the LOC123554479 gene encoding DISP complex protein LRCH3-like isoform X1, with the protein MLPEMATNYHGGGSQSPTSLSKPIERVFEDAQHTGEINLSCRKLREYPKLAAKYDLIDTISADVSKNRVSEVPKEVCAYISMEKLDCYHNVIKSIPEAIVQLQALTYLNLSRNQLSIIPSFISQLQALEVLIASHNRLVSLPEEIGVLDKLMELDVSCNEISHLPLQIGDLKSLKSLNVRRNFLQELPVEISKLNLRKLDISSNRVSKIPTVFRRIETLEDIILDNNPLTTPPAHVCTKGKQHIMKYLHIIAIREDKARLGMLGEVEMKRFRKSLPPAQSVSSEEFRNLMESPDKWKRHTVLSSDSGYSTTDSVDKCGWSPQEGTAEPQHLIESNNLAIRAAAAVCRDQRIYPPPWEPRREPPEPPQRINSRLSSEKLERPSPPQTLTPGSSTSSKSQISTPPTPPTLYPSNPPTPLTPPTPQGPGPGKAGDAPTILGTSLEDEFTRELQRQKQEYENRKKIAEQLRIQQEEEDEREQRRRAAQRIQDEQQALLNKQREEAEEAKRREEEHRLAEEARKAAEAEARKAEEARQKEEAHRAEELRRQEEARQHKAENKVMRARRHTVDNCLSFYFKTNNSYNYNNSNHAWPPPPSPIANQHEARNSPVPSHSEPRSPVSPNQHTTDRTNFHNYSHTPAGYSDHIRASSQGHYGPGQTYRSSGQQSPGHQGHSPSFHGPNHSVHGQAGSGSGQSHSVHGQNHIPHGQSAVHQRHNAGQYGHGDTGQHSPGYSPRSPLYHGQSNEQYRQSPVNSSYSPTYSTSSQEHARHSANSQYVNSYSHSGPSTHQYGQSGQRHVSSELHAQQGPNLHLYQNVPRVVSPNETSPRNISIGQMSYREHSSQHAPMSPLREQAEPTHLGHHSNQEHDHHGHQEHGRYGNQHDSTNSMPLDSYPHYRKPTVSASNSFKEERRPGEGNQPYRRTVSDSNQRLPATSHPNQIQHGQPLTNGPIEEQVSVNGTTSPHQPAGDSLNTSFNSTKSTPPHGAPSVNGPTEDGPKTPQGSGVARRTKPTERGQAPVSKVSKPAARTPGPATSSRSALPTSKRTNLNQDEEIRKSSTNLKSADANKPKADQRLRSIQKDAVNNYMNRRSSGSTSSEDDRKRSTPTRSLALQNPSSASSTSKRSGTGMSGTTRTTTTTTGAKRTNPTSRVTPTTSQTSRRSRQNSTSSTTSVSSTTAKSSVDKSKRSGAVMTSAQVKMLDDYSKEANNPSYTLRRQQDHQKESVEQMEKLRKTISTRLKRSLPENLSEALSDGVLLCHLANQIRPRSVASVHVPSPAVPKLTLPKCRKNVENFLEACRKIGVPKERLCACDDIVDWCRPTSVALLVSELTRLSPLIAQRDVYITYLCLAILIATCSFLYLHAEW; encoded by the exons tcGGAATCAGCTGTCAATTATACCGTCCTTCATTAGTCAGCTACAGGCATTAGAAGTATTGATAGCGAGTCACAACCGTCTAGTCTCACTGCCAGAGGAGATAGGAGTACTCGATAAACTTATGGAACTT GATGTCAGTTGCAATGAAATCTCACACCTTCCTTTACAAATTGGCGATCTCAAGTCACTGAAATCCCTGAATGTTAGACGCAATTTTTTACAAGAACTCCCAGTTG AAATCAGCAAATTGAACCTTAGAAAATTGGATATATCATCCAACAGAGTCTCCAAAATTCCAACAGTATTCAGGCGGATAGAAACTTTAGAAGATATCATACTAGACAATAACCCATTAACCACGCCTCCTGCTCAT GTATGTACGAAAGGGAAGCAACATATCATGAAGTATTTACACATCATTGCTATACGAGAAGACAAGGCACGCCTAGGCATGCTGGGTGAGGTAGAAATGAAAAGATTTAGGAAATCATTACCACCAGCACAGTCTGT TTCATCAGAAGAGTTTAGAAATCTTATGGAGTCTCCAGACAAGTGGAAGCGACATACAGTATTGAGTAGTGATTCTGGTTACAGTACAACAGATAGTGTTGATAAATGTGGCTGGTCCCCACAGGAA GGCACTGCAGAACCACAGCACCTTATTGAAAGTAACAACCTTGCAATACGAGCTGCAGCTGCAGTATGCAGGGACCAGAGAATATATCCACCACCATGGGAACCTAGGCGTGAACCACCAGAGCCGCCACAGCGCATCAACAGCCGGCTGTCGTCAGAAAAACTTGAGAGACCTTCGCCTCCACAAACTTTAACACCAGGGTCGTCAACGTCTTCAAAGTCACAAATTTCGACTCCTCCTACCCCACCCACTCTGTACCCAAGCAATCCCCCAACCCCACTTACACCTCCTACGCCACAGGGACCAGGACCCGGTAAGGCGGGGGATGCCCCAACTATTCTGGGCACCAGCTTGGAAGATGAATTTACAAGG GAATTACAGCGACAGAAGCAAGAGTATGAGAACCGTAAAAAGATTGCGGAACAGTTACGTATACAGCAGGAGGAAGAGGATGAGAGGGAACAGCGACGACGTGCTGCACAGCGCATACAAGATGAACAGCAAGCGTTACTTAATAAGCAACGTGAAGAG GCTGAAGAAGCTAAAAGGAGGGAGGAAGAACATCGTCTGGCTGAGGAGGCACGTAAAGCTGCTGAGGCAGAGGCGAGAAAGGCAGAGGAGGCGAGGCAAAAAGAGGAGGCTCATCGGGCAGAAGAACTGCGAAGACAAGAAGAAGCGAGGCAACACAAAGCAGAAAATAA AGTGATGCGTGCAAGGCGGCATACCGTTGATAACTGTCTTAG TTTCTATTTTAAAACGAACAATTCTTACAACTACAACAACAGTAACCATGCATGGCCGCCACCTCCTTCTCCAATAGCCAATCAGCATGAAGCACGGAATTCCCCTGTACCATCGCACAGTGAACCGCGTAGTCCAGTGAGTCCAAACCAACATACAACAGATCGGACTAACTTTCATAATTATTCACACACTCCAGCAGGATATAGTGATCATATAAGAGCCAGTAGTCAAGGACATTATGGACCTGGGCAGACTTATAGGAGTTCAGGACAACAGAGTCCTGGTCACCAAGGGCATAGCCCTAGTTTCCATGGACCGAACCATAGTGTTCATGGACAGGCTGGTAGTGGTTCAGGACAGAGTCATAGTGTTCATGGACAAAATCATATTCCCCATGGACAGAGTGCAGTCCACCAGAGGCATAATGCAGGACAGTATGGGCATGGCGATACTGGTCAGCATAGTCCAGGTTATTCTCCACGCAGCCCTCTGTACCACGGGCAAAGTAATGAACAATATAGGCAAAGTCCGGTCAACAGTTCCTATAGCCCAACGTACAGTACCTCAAGTCAGGAACATGCTAGGCATAGTGCAAATAGTCAATATGTTAACAGTTACAGTCATTCTGGACCAAGTACACATCAGTACGGACAGAGTGGACAACGGCATGTTTCTAGCGAATTGCACGCTCAGCAAGGTCCAAATTTACATCTTTACCAAAATGTTCCTCGGGTAGTGTCTCCAAATGAAACAAGTCCGCGAAATATCTCCATAGGGCAAATGTCATATAGGGAACATTCAAGCCAACATGCACCAATGAGTCCGTTGCGTGAACAAGCCGAACCAACACATTTAGGTCACCATAGTAACCAAGAGCATGATCACCATGGCCACCAGGAGCATGGTCGCTATGGCAACCAGCATGATTCTACTAACAGCATGCCTCTAGATTCCTACCCACACTACAG GAAACCGACTGTAAGTGCCTCTAACAGTTTCAAAGAGGAGAGGCGACCAGGTGAAGGGAACCAGCCATACAGGCGGACGGTGTCAGACTCGAACCAGAGGCTGCCGGCCACTAGTCATCCAAATCAAATACAGCATGGTCAGCCATTAACTAA TGGACCTATAGAGGAACAAGTCAGTGTAAACGGAACAACTTCACCTCATCAACCTGCTGGTGACAGTCTCAATACATCATTTAACTCCACAAAGTCCACCCCACCTCACGGCGCACCATCAGTCAATGGTCCAACAGAAGACGGACCAAAAACTCCACAGGGTTCGGGAGTGGCACGGAGAACCAAACCAACAGAAAGGGGCCAGGCACCAGTGTCCAAAGTTTCGAAACCTGCTGCAAGAACACCAGGCCCAGCAACAAGTTCACGGAGTGCTTTACCAACATCAAAAAGAACAAACCTTAATCAG gatgAAGAGATACGTAAATCCAGCACCAATTTGAAATCTGCAGATGCAAACAAACCTAAAGCGGACCAGAGGTTACGGTCTATACAAAAAGATGCAGTAAATAATTATATGAACAGG AGATCATCAGGAAGCACAAGCAGTGAGGATGATAGGAAGAGATCTACGCCAACCCGATCCCTTGCATTACAAAACCCCTCATCAGCTTCATCTACATCAAAACGTTCTGGGACAGGTATGTCAGGCACCACGCGTACGACCACTACCACCACTGGTGCAAAACGCACTAATCCCACTTCACGTGTGACGCCCACCACGTCCCAGACTTCACGCCGAAGTCGTCAAAATTCCACATCATCCACAACGTCAGTGTCTTCGACCACCGCTAAATCTAGTGTAGATAAAAGTAAAAGATCGGGAGCAG TGATGACGAGCGCCCAGGTAAAGATGTTAGACGACTACAGCAAAGAAGCAAATAATCCGAGCTACACGTTACGACGGCAGCAGGATCACCAAAAGGAGTCTGTAGAACAGATGGAAAAACTGAGAAAA ACTATATCAACAAGATTAAAACGATCACTGCCAGAGAATCTTTCGGAGGCGTTAAGTGATGGGGTATTGCTGTGCCATTTAGCCAATCAGATTCGACCAAGGTCTGTGGCGAGTGTTCATGTACCCTCGCCAGCAGTT cCCAAACTGACGCTTCCAAAGTGTaggaaaaatgttgaaaactttctAGAAGCCTGTAGGAAAATAGGTGTACCAAAG GAGCGCCTGTGTGCATGTGACGATATTGTTGACTGGTGTCGGCCTACTAGTGTCGCTCTCCTGGTGTCGGAACTAACCCGTCTTTCTCCGCTAATTGCTCAGCGTGACGTCTACATTACCTACCTCTGTCTAGCAATACTCATAGCGACTTGCAGCTTCTTATATTTGCATGCTGAGTGGTGA